A genomic window from Natrinema sp. HArc-T2 includes:
- a CDS encoding universal stress protein gives MSLLVPFDGSELAMNALERASTFGDLLDKEVVALTVIPDDEDYARDRGWITQGEPFDPEAIAAGMQTRAKEVAPEVTVRSERVSSDEPTATSTTNVVREIRRVAGDLEASVVFIGSENAGSVIAPQSSVGSPVANDQRYDVYVVREPGEDSDPGDFADIDSTQDEF, from the coding sequence ATGTCATTGCTCGTTCCCTTCGACGGGTCGGAGTTGGCCATGAACGCACTCGAGCGCGCCTCCACGTTCGGTGATCTCCTCGACAAGGAAGTCGTCGCCCTGACGGTCATTCCCGACGATGAGGACTACGCACGGGATCGGGGCTGGATCACGCAGGGCGAACCGTTCGATCCGGAGGCGATCGCCGCGGGTATGCAGACCCGCGCCAAAGAGGTCGCACCGGAAGTGACCGTCCGGTCCGAGCGAGTCAGTTCCGACGAGCCGACCGCGACGTCGACGACGAACGTCGTCCGCGAGATCCGGCGGGTCGCCGGCGACCTCGAGGCGTCGGTCGTCTTCATCGGCTCGGAGAACGCGGGCTCGGTCATCGCACCCCAGTCGAGCGTCGGCAGTCCGGTCGCAAACGACCAGCGGTACGATGTCTACGTCGTTCGTGAACCCGGTGAGGATTCCGATCCAGGGGATTTCGCTGATATCGATTCAACGCAGGACGAATTCTGA
- a CDS encoding universal stress protein: protein MYDSILVATDGSETATTAIDHAVELAARFDASLYGIAVADDRTDYDTGIVDPDEAMQHLRERAADWLETVESKATDADVAVETTVRTGVPHEEILAYAAETDSDVIVVGARGRSSLKGALLGSTIDRVVRVADRTVLVVGDDADDDQTG from the coding sequence ATGTACGATTCGATTCTGGTCGCGACCGACGGCAGCGAGACGGCGACGACCGCGATCGACCACGCGGTCGAACTCGCAGCGCGGTTCGACGCGTCGCTGTACGGCATCGCCGTCGCTGACGATCGGACCGACTACGACACGGGCATCGTCGATCCCGACGAGGCCATGCAACACCTTCGCGAGCGGGCCGCAGACTGGCTCGAGACGGTCGAATCGAAAGCGACCGATGCCGATGTTGCCGTCGAGACGACGGTGCGGACCGGCGTCCCCCACGAAGAAATCCTCGCGTATGCCGCCGAGACTGACAGCGACGTAATCGTCGTCGGTGCTCGGGGTCGCTCGTCGCTCAAGGGTGCCCTGCTCGGCAGCACCATCGACAGGGTCGTTCGAGTCGCCGACCGGACGGTCCTGGTCGTCGGGGACGATGCTGACGACGACCAGACGGGATGA
- the acs gene encoding acetate--CoA ligase, whose product MVERNGRSQETTPSSGSTHSPSDSFVEQANVADPAIHERFETNWPDCWTRAADLLSWDEPYDTVLEDDDAPFYRWFADGRLNAAYNCLDRHLESGRKNHAAIRWEGKQGERRTYTYQDLYVEVNEFAAALRDLGVEENDVVTIYLPMIPELPIAMLACARIGAPHSVVFAGLSADALATRMDAANSEFLITCDGYYRRGDAFNQKSKADNARIGLEQDVRTVVVDRLGDDMPHVLGDDEWDYHELCDEFAGETVEPVSRNAEDMLFLMYTSGTTGQPKGVVHSTGGYLAHVAWTSHAVLDIKPEDTYWCAADIGWITGHSYIVYGPLALGTTSVMYEGTPDYPDRDRLWEIVDRNAVDVFYTAPTAVRAFMKWGSDYPNRHDLSSLRLLGTVGEPISPRPWNWYREHIGGGDCPVVDTWWQTETGAVTVSTLPGVDEMKPGSAGPPLPGIDARVIDSQGNEVEPGEAGYLTLARPWPGMARTLYDGDERFVTEYWRRFSDPDADEWRYFSGDTARIDEDGYITVLGRVDDVINVSGHRLGTMEIEGAIADVDGVAEAAVVGRSNETGNTEVYAYVSTEREREPDASIRTAILESIESAIGPIARPAEVIFTPELPKTRSGKIMRRLLEDVANGEELGDTSALRNPEIVGEIQAEVGDGSQPGQ is encoded by the coding sequence ATGGTCGAACGAAATGGGCGGAGCCAGGAAACGACTCCATCGTCGGGCTCCACCCACAGCCCATCCGACTCGTTCGTCGAGCAGGCGAACGTCGCGGATCCAGCGATCCACGAGCGTTTCGAGACGAACTGGCCGGATTGCTGGACGCGTGCGGCGGATCTCCTTTCGTGGGACGAGCCCTACGACACCGTCCTCGAGGACGACGATGCTCCGTTCTACCGCTGGTTTGCCGATGGGCGATTGAACGCCGCCTACAACTGTCTGGACCGCCATCTCGAGTCGGGTCGGAAAAACCACGCTGCGATTCGCTGGGAGGGCAAGCAGGGCGAACGCCGGACCTACACCTATCAGGATCTCTACGTCGAAGTCAACGAGTTCGCGGCGGCCCTGCGAGACCTCGGCGTCGAAGAGAACGACGTCGTGACGATCTATCTGCCGATGATCCCCGAACTGCCGATCGCGATGTTGGCCTGTGCTCGCATCGGTGCGCCCCACAGCGTCGTCTTCGCCGGCCTCTCTGCGGATGCGCTCGCAACGCGGATGGACGCCGCAAACAGCGAGTTCCTGATCACCTGCGATGGGTACTACCGGCGTGGCGACGCCTTCAACCAGAAGAGCAAAGCGGATAACGCTCGCATCGGCCTCGAGCAGGACGTCCGGACGGTCGTCGTCGACCGCCTCGGCGACGATATGCCACACGTTCTCGGCGACGACGAGTGGGACTACCACGAGCTATGTGACGAGTTCGCAGGCGAGACGGTCGAGCCGGTGTCACGCAACGCCGAGGATATGCTGTTTTTGATGTATACGTCGGGGACGACCGGTCAGCCGAAGGGTGTTGTTCACTCGACGGGCGGTTATCTCGCCCACGTTGCGTGGACGAGCCACGCCGTCCTCGATATCAAACCCGAGGATACCTACTGGTGTGCGGCCGACATCGGCTGGATCACGGGCCACTCCTATATCGTCTACGGGCCGCTCGCGCTTGGTACCACGTCGGTCATGTACGAAGGGACACCCGACTATCCCGACCGGGATCGACTCTGGGAGATCGTCGATCGCAATGCCGTCGACGTCTTCTACACCGCGCCGACGGCGGTCCGTGCGTTCATGAAGTGGGGGTCTGACTATCCGAATCGGCACGATCTCTCCTCACTCCGGCTGCTTGGTACCGTCGGCGAACCGATCAGTCCACGTCCCTGGAACTGGTATCGCGAACATATCGGCGGCGGCGATTGTCCGGTCGTCGATACGTGGTGGCAGACCGAGACCGGCGCCGTGACGGTCTCGACGCTGCCGGGCGTCGACGAGATGAAACCCGGCTCCGCCGGGCCGCCGCTGCCGGGCATCGACGCTCGCGTGATCGACTCCCAGGGTAACGAGGTCGAACCCGGCGAAGCCGGCTATCTCACGCTCGCTCGACCGTGGCCGGGAATGGCCCGGACGCTGTACGACGGCGACGAGCGGTTCGTTACCGAGTACTGGCGGCGTTTTTCCGACCCCGACGCCGACGAGTGGCGCTACTTCAGCGGCGACACGGCCCGGATCGACGAGGACGGCTACATCACCGTCCTCGGTCGAGTCGACGACGTCATCAACGTCTCCGGCCACCGGCTGGGCACGATGGAGATCGAGGGCGCGATCGCCGACGTCGACGGCGTCGCCGAGGCTGCCGTTGTGGGCCGCTCGAACGAGACCGGCAACACCGAGGTCTACGCGTACGTCAGCACCGAACGCGAACGCGAGCCGGATGCGAGCATCCGCACCGCCATCCTCGAGAGCATCGAGTCGGCGATCGGACCGATCGCCCGCCCTGCCGAGGTGATCTTCACGCCGGAACTGCCAAAGACCCGCTCGGGCAAGATCATGCGCCGTTTGCTCGAGGACGTCGCCAACGGCGAGGAACTCGGGGATACGAGCGCGCTCCGCAACCCCGAGATCGTCGGTGAGATTCAGGCCGAAGTCGGCGACGGCAGCCAACCCGGCCAGTGA
- a CDS encoding bacterio-opsin activator domain-containing protein has product MSLEQGVGAVLRRQEYESLLDAAETYREALVLRLCADVGLRPAELTRLTIDDIEQVRIDPPRYLVRVPSEDGDRNRTAYLPTRVERELRRYARSNGLSTDDRIFSVTPRRLQMLVSDVADRASDLFHDPSLAEVSTSDLRQYFAHTALVEHDVNPRVVKTAGGWRSFEALESYLPEPTDTEIVDAFDAVERPSGPGHDRAGDQSSPVIGDDSVIRLLLAASDRYALLRLDSDGYVERWNRSAAAMFGYRAGEIVGTHVSTFYPDAAVENGAPERALSTAIEESGTETEGWRVHKDGSQFRATEVISPLRDDQGRHRGFAVFVRDVTVAHEELATARKQRNELDRLYAVARRHRDVTHALLDATDHEEIETSTCTALTDGAAYEFAWIDRATMSNHRREWRASSGIEPDAVEHVLPEEWDNEPTAEFEHADSARSAHAGDRTVLVATDVTASLEDETFEGAVARVPLAYGDTVYGLLSVATDRPGAFDDDERAWLSTIGRQIGYAIAAIRRRNLLLSDRVTELEVACRDERSFFVAASQQLDCRFELDSLVPIDESTQLYYVRLEGASPAAVFELAEDDPGIEDCRLIETDEDGWRVEFVIDGSCPIVTLTEYGVTVREAVFEDGTGTVTGDCAVDADIRTIVDGLRSAFPDSELVGKRETERAVQTAREFREGLEDRLTDRQEAALRAAYFGGYYDWPRESTAEEVADAMGVSSPTLHNHLRKGQHELLRTFLDDPDG; this is encoded by the coding sequence ATGAGCCTCGAGCAGGGTGTGGGGGCAGTACTCAGACGCCAGGAGTACGAGTCGCTTCTCGACGCTGCCGAGACCTACCGCGAGGCGCTGGTACTCCGTCTCTGTGCCGATGTCGGCCTCCGGCCAGCAGAACTCACGCGGCTCACGATCGACGACATCGAGCAGGTGCGGATCGATCCGCCACGGTATCTGGTTCGAGTCCCGTCCGAGGATGGTGACCGGAACCGAACTGCGTACCTGCCGACGCGTGTCGAACGTGAACTCCGGCGATACGCCCGGAGCAACGGCCTTTCGACCGATGACCGGATCTTTTCGGTGACGCCGCGTCGACTCCAGATGCTCGTCTCCGACGTCGCCGACCGGGCGAGCGACCTCTTTCACGACCCCAGCCTCGCCGAGGTCTCGACGAGCGATCTCCGGCAGTACTTCGCCCACACCGCGCTGGTTGAACACGACGTCAACCCCCGTGTCGTCAAGACTGCGGGCGGCTGGCGCAGTTTCGAAGCCCTCGAGTCCTATCTGCCCGAGCCGACCGATACCGAAATCGTCGACGCCTTCGACGCCGTCGAGCGACCGTCGGGCCCCGGACACGACCGAGCCGGCGACCAATCGAGCCCGGTGATCGGCGACGACAGCGTCATTCGCCTCTTGCTGGCGGCAAGTGATCGGTACGCGTTGCTCCGGCTCGATTCGGATGGCTACGTCGAGCGCTGGAACCGCAGTGCAGCGGCCATGTTCGGGTATCGGGCCGGCGAGATCGTCGGCACGCACGTCTCGACGTTCTATCCCGACGCCGCCGTCGAAAACGGTGCGCCCGAGCGAGCACTATCGACGGCCATCGAGGAATCGGGCACGGAAACCGAAGGCTGGCGCGTCCACAAGGACGGGTCACAGTTTCGGGCGACCGAGGTGATCTCGCCGCTGCGGGACGATCAGGGCCGCCACCGTGGGTTTGCCGTCTTCGTCCGCGACGTCACAGTCGCCCACGAGGAACTGGCGACCGCCCGCAAGCAGCGGAACGAACTCGATCGGCTGTACGCGGTCGCCCGCCGACATCGGGACGTTACGCACGCGTTACTAGATGCAACAGATCACGAAGAGATCGAAACGTCGACGTGCACCGCGCTCACCGACGGCGCTGCCTACGAGTTTGCATGGATCGATCGCGCGACGATGTCGAATCACCGTCGAGAGTGGCGTGCGTCCAGCGGGATCGAACCCGACGCGGTCGAGCACGTGCTCCCCGAGGAGTGGGACAACGAGCCGACCGCCGAGTTCGAGCACGCGGATTCGGCGAGATCGGCCCACGCTGGAGACCGGACTGTCCTCGTCGCAACCGACGTGACGGCATCGCTCGAGGACGAGACGTTCGAGGGTGCCGTCGCGCGAGTCCCGCTTGCCTACGGCGATACCGTCTACGGGCTGCTCTCGGTCGCGACCGATCGCCCAGGGGCGTTCGACGACGACGAGCGGGCGTGGCTCTCGACGATCGGTCGGCAGATCGGCTACGCGATCGCCGCCATCCGTCGGCGAAACCTCCTGTTGTCCGACCGCGTGACGGAACTCGAGGTCGCCTGTCGCGACGAGCGGTCGTTTTTCGTCGCCGCGTCACAACAGCTCGATTGTCGCTTCGAGCTCGACTCGCTGGTCCCGATCGACGAATCGACCCAGCTCTACTACGTCCGCCTCGAGGGGGCGTCACCGGCTGCTGTCTTCGAACTCGCCGAAGACGACCCGGGAATCGAGGACTGTCGGCTGATCGAAACCGATGAGGACGGCTGGCGCGTCGAGTTCGTCATTGACGGCTCCTGTCCCATCGTCACGCTGACGGAGTACGGCGTCACCGTCCGCGAGGCGGTCTTCGAGGACGGCACGGGGACGGTCACCGGTGATTGTGCAGTCGACGCGGACATTCGAACCATCGTCGACGGCCTTCGATCCGCGTTTCCGGACTCCGAACTGGTCGGGAAACGCGAGACCGAACGGGCTGTCCAGACCGCTCGCGAGTTCCGGGAAGGGCTCGAGGACCGCCTGACGGATCGTCAAGAGGCAGCCCTTCGAGCGGCGTATTTCGGTGGGTACTACGACTGGCCCAGAGAGAGCACGGCAGAGGAGGTCGCGGATGCGATGGGTGTCTCCTCACCGACGCTGCACAATCACTTACGAAAGGGTCAACACGAGTTGCTTCGGACGTTCTTAGACGATCCGGACGGCTAG
- a CDS encoding TOBE domain-containing protein yields the protein MEKEFDPYLRIDDVTVDRSDVAMLRAIDDCGSLSGAAEALERSYPRLQQRVVTLEESIGPLVERTRGGADGGGSSLTETARELLARFDRLVAAYEGVTRVDETVLSGPVVDRDGELGTVETPVGEVLAVVPTDVESAAVTIRSDAVSLHAPSDVPRAEGTSVRNRFSGTVAWLDAGDAIARVGLELEAERDADGDEPTALVALVTRRSVETLGLEPGRSIVASVKATAARGISRDEQDGAATGARTGN from the coding sequence ATGGAAAAGGAATTCGACCCCTATCTGCGGATCGACGATGTGACAGTCGACCGCAGCGATGTCGCGATGTTACGTGCGATCGACGACTGTGGCTCGCTGTCCGGCGCGGCCGAGGCCCTCGAGCGTTCCTATCCCCGCCTCCAGCAGCGGGTCGTGACGCTTGAGGAGTCGATCGGCCCGCTGGTCGAGCGGACCCGCGGGGGAGCCGACGGCGGCGGGAGTTCGCTGACGGAGACGGCACGAGAGCTGTTGGCACGATTCGATCGGCTGGTCGCGGCGTACGAGGGCGTTACACGCGTCGACGAAACGGTCCTGTCGGGACCAGTCGTCGATCGCGACGGCGAACTCGGGACCGTCGAGACGCCGGTCGGTGAGGTGTTGGCGGTCGTTCCGACCGACGTCGAAAGCGCAGCGGTGACGATCCGCTCCGACGCGGTCAGCCTGCACGCACCGAGCGACGTACCACGGGCCGAGGGCACCAGCGTCCGCAACCGGTTTTCGGGAACTGTCGCATGGCTCGACGCTGGTGACGCCATCGCGCGCGTGGGACTCGAACTTGAGGCCGAGCGCGATGCGGACGGCGACGAGCCGACCGCGCTCGTGGCGCTCGTTACCCGCCGCAGCGTCGAGACGCTGGGCCTCGAGCCCGGTCGATCGATCGTCGCCTCGGTGAAGGCGACGGCAGCGCGGGGCATCTCACGGGACGAGCAGGACGGCGCTGCGACTGGAGCGCGCACTGGGAACTGA